One Rhodobacteraceae bacterium M385 genomic region harbors:
- a CDS encoding RNA-binding protein, with protein sequence MSRGGQHKDRSDGPERKCIATGEIAPKRGFIRFVVSPDGQVAADTLEKLPGRGMWVSADRAALELAVKKNLFSRAAKQPVQVSPDLVELVEKQLTRRVTDLIALARKSGKAVAGFEKVKDWLANENVGVLLQASDGSERGKSKLWTPEGARYFGILTAQELGLAFGRQSVIHGALAAGGLAPRVVEEARKLQGLRIADGGQTTEKDRRNA encoded by the coding sequence ATGTCTCGTGGTGGCCAACATAAGGACCGAAGTGACGGTCCCGAGCGGAAGTGCATCGCAACCGGGGAAATCGCGCCAAAGCGCGGTTTCATCCGCTTTGTGGTGTCTCCCGATGGGCAGGTTGCAGCGGACACGCTGGAAAAGCTGCCCGGCCGTGGCATGTGGGTCAGTGCGGATCGTGCCGCGCTGGAACTCGCGGTGAAGAAGAACCTGTTCTCGCGCGCCGCAAAGCAGCCTGTGCAAGTGTCCCCGGACCTTGTGGAGCTGGTTGAAAAGCAATTGACGCGCCGCGTGACCGATCTGATCGCGCTGGCTCGCAAGAGCGGAAAAGCGGTCGCGGGATTTGAGAAAGTGAAAGACTGGCTGGCGAATGAAAACGTCGGCGTGCTGCTTCAGGCCTCCGATGGGTCGGAACGTGGCAAATCGAAACTGTGGACCCCGGAAGGGGCCAGATACTTCGGCATCCTGACCGCCCAGGAATTGGGTTTGGCTTTCGGACGCCAAAGTGTGATACATGGCGCGCTTGCCGCTGGTGGATTGGCCCCTCGTGTTGTAGAGGAAGCCCGGAAACTCCAGGGACTGCGCATCGCAGACGGTGGCCAGACCACCGAGAAGGACAGACGGAACGCATGA
- the infB gene encoding translation initiation factor IF-2 gives MSDEDGKKPLGLSGGARSGRVNQSFSRGRTKSVVVETKRKRVMVPKPGAPSAAMQNAEGGKRDKSVPDAEMERRLKALQAAKARESQEAEERVKAEREREEERNRRRADAEAKEREERERVEALKAKEEEDARRKAEEEARRNAPPEAAAPAAAAADPAAAPSGPRGGGKAAPARREPERDNKRNDRGNRGNDAGGRRSGKLTVNQAMSGGEGGRQRSMAAMKRKQERQRQKAMGGSVDREKVIRDVQIPETIIVSELANRMSERVADVVKSLMNNGMMITQNQPIDADTAELIVEEFGHRVQRVSDADVEQVIDTVEDDEGKMQPRPPVITIMGHVDHGKTSLLDRIRQANVVSGEAGGITQHIGAYQVTTESGAVLSFLDTPGHAAFTSMRARGAQVTDIVVLVVAADDAVMPQTIEAIAHAKAAEVPMIVAINKIDRPAADPMKVRTDLLQHEVIVEAMSGDVQDVEVSAMTGQGLPELLEAIALQAELLELKANPDRAAQGAVIEAQLDVGRGPVATVLVEKGTLRQGDIFVVGEQWGKVRALVNDQGERVKEAGPSVPVEVLGLNGTPEAGDVLNVVDTEAQAREIAEYREQAAKDKRAAAGAATTLDQLLANAKADENVRELQVVMKADVQGSAEAIVQALEKIGNDEVRVRVLHYGVGAITESDIGLAEASGTPVIGFNVRANAPARNAANQKGVEIRYYSVIYDLVDDVKAAASGLLGAEIRENFIGYANIKEVFKVSGVGNVAGCLVTEGVARRSAGVRLLRDDVVIHEGTLKTLKRFKDEVKEVQSGQECGMAFENYEDIRPGDVIEIFEREEVERSLT, from the coding sequence ATGAGCGACGAAGACGGAAAAAAACCCCTTGGCCTCTCCGGTGGGGCGCGGTCAGGCCGCGTAAACCAGAGCTTTTCACGGGGTCGCACCAAATCTGTGGTGGTCGAAACCAAACGCAAGCGCGTGATGGTGCCCAAACCCGGTGCGCCCTCTGCTGCGATGCAAAACGCCGAAGGCGGCAAACGCGACAAGTCGGTGCCAGACGCCGAGATGGAGCGGCGCCTGAAGGCGTTGCAGGCCGCCAAGGCCCGCGAAAGCCAGGAAGCCGAAGAGCGTGTCAAAGCCGAGCGGGAGCGTGAAGAAGAACGCAACCGCCGCCGCGCCGATGCCGAAGCCAAAGAGCGTGAAGAACGCGAGCGTGTAGAAGCGCTGAAGGCCAAGGAAGAAGAAGACGCCCGCCGCAAGGCCGAAGAAGAAGCCCGCCGCAACGCGCCGCCCGAAGCGGCTGCACCTGCTGCGGCTGCCGCTGATCCAGCGGCTGCGCCTTCCGGTCCCCGTGGTGGTGGCAAAGCCGCCCCCGCCCGCCGCGAGCCCGAGCGTGACAACAAGCGTAACGACCGTGGTAACCGCGGCAATGACGCCGGTGGCCGTCGTTCCGGCAAGCTGACCGTAAACCAGGCGATGTCTGGTGGCGAAGGTGGCCGTCAGCGCTCCATGGCCGCGATGAAGCGGAAACAAGAACGTCAGCGTCAAAAGGCGATGGGCGGCTCAGTTGATCGTGAAAAGGTTATTCGCGACGTGCAGATTCCAGAGACGATCATCGTCTCGGAACTCGCCAACCGGATGTCTGAGCGTGTGGCCGATGTTGTCAAATCGCTGATGAACAACGGCATGATGATCACGCAGAACCAACCGATTGACGCGGATACTGCGGAATTGATCGTGGAAGAATTCGGCCACCGCGTACAGCGTGTGTCCGATGCCGACGTGGAACAGGTCATCGACACGGTCGAAGATGATGAAGGCAAGATGCAGCCGCGTCCCCCGGTCATCACGATCATGGGTCACGTCGACCACGGCAAAACATCGCTTCTTGACCGTATCCGTCAGGCCAACGTGGTCTCTGGCGAAGCGGGCGGGATCACGCAGCACATCGGGGCCTATCAGGTCACAACCGAATCCGGTGCGGTTCTGTCGTTCCTTGATACTCCCGGCCACGCGGCGTTCACGTCGATGCGGGCGCGCGGTGCTCAGGTAACGGATATCGTAGTGCTGGTTGTTGCGGCGGACGATGCCGTGATGCCGCAGACGATTGAGGCGATTGCCCACGCCAAAGCGGCAGAAGTGCCGATGATCGTGGCGATCAACAAGATTGACCGTCCCGCCGCTGATCCGATGAAAGTGCGTACAGACCTTCTGCAACACGAAGTCATCGTGGAAGCGATGTCTGGCGACGTGCAGGATGTTGAGGTATCGGCCATGACCGGCCAAGGCCTGCCAGAACTGCTGGAAGCCATCGCGCTTCAGGCGGAACTTCTGGAGCTGAAAGCCAACCCTGATCGCGCCGCCCAAGGTGCCGTGATCGAGGCGCAGCTTGACGTGGGTCGCGGTCCTGTCGCCACCGTTCTGGTGGAAAAAGGCACACTGCGCCAAGGCGATATCTTCGTCGTGGGTGAGCAGTGGGGTAAAGTTCGCGCGCTGGTCAACGATCAGGGCGAACGCGTAAAGGAAGCCGGTCCTTCGGTTCCGGTTGAGGTTCTTGGCCTCAACGGTACGCCCGAAGCGGGTGACGTCCTAAACGTCGTCGATACCGAAGCCCAAGCCCGCGAGATCGCTGAGTATCGCGAGCAAGCCGCCAAAGATAAACGCGCTGCCGCCGGTGCCGCCACAACCCTCGATCAGCTGCTGGCAAACGCCAAGGCAGACGAGAACGTGCGCGAATTGCAGGTGGTGATGAAGGCCGACGTGCAGGGTTCTGCCGAGGCCATCGTTCAGGCGCTTGAGAAGATCGGCAACGACGAAGTTCGCGTCCGCGTGCTGCACTACGGTGTCGGCGCGATCACGGAATCGGATATCGGTTTGGCCGAAGCCTCTGGCACCCCGGTTATCGGCTTCAACGTTCGGGCCAACGCGCCTGCGCGGAACGCTGCGAACCAAAAGGGCGTAGAGATCCGGTATTACTCGGTGATCTATGACCTCGTAGACGACGTGAAAGCGGCAGCTTCCGGCCTTCTGGGCGCGGAGATCCGCGAGAACTTCATCGGCTATGCCAACATCAAAGAGGTCTTCAAGGTCTCCGGTGTTGGCAACGTCGCAGGTTGTCTTGTCACCGAAGGCGTCGCCCGACGCTCTGCCGGTGTGCGCCTGCTGCGCGACGATGTGGTCATCCACGAAGGTACGCTCAAGACGCTCAAGCGCTTCAAGGACGAGGTCAAAGAAGTCCAGTCTGGGCAAGAATGCGGTATGGCGTTCGAGAACTACGAAGATATCCGTCCGGGCGACGTGATCGAAATCTTCGAGCGGGAAGAGGTTGAGCGGTCGCTCACCTAA
- the nusA gene encoding transcription termination factor NusA, with product MAITSANQLELLQTAEAVAREKMIDPGLVVEAMEESLARAAKSRYGSEVDIRVSIDRKTGRATFTRVRTVTDSDLIENEKAELSLREGISTVKLERPNVVVLNAKAHTYDEEGEIVETRDVRRFVLRKPNDNDRIMMEGVDQTTDPVVGDLIADEVPPVEMGRIAAQSAKQVILQKVREAERDRQYAEFKDRVGEIINGVVKREEYGNIIVDVGAGEAQLRRNEKIGREAYRNGDRIRCYIKDVRRENRGHQIFLSRTAPEFMRELFKMEVPEIYDGIIEIKAVARDPGSRAKIAVISYDNGIDPVGACVGMRGSRVQAVVNELQGEKIDIIPWNEDAPTFLVNALQPAEVSKVVLDEDAGKIEVVVPDEQLSLAIGRRGQNVRLASQLTNLDIDILTEEEESKRRQAEFEERTKLFMDSLDLDEFFAQLLVSEGFTALEEVAYVEADELLVIDGVDEATAEELQARARDYLEAQNKKALETAKELGVDETLIAFDGLTPQMLVALGEDGVKTLEDFATCADWELAGGWTTDGGERIKDDGVLEPFEVSLEEAQNMVMTARLQLGWVTIEELEADAAAESEAAAEEGAEG from the coding sequence ATGGCCATTACATCAGCCAACCAGCTGGAATTGCTGCAAACCGCGGAAGCCGTGGCGCGCGAAAAGATGATCGACCCCGGTCTTGTGGTCGAGGCGATGGAAGAATCCCTCGCACGGGCGGCAAAGTCCCGCTACGGCTCCGAAGTCGATATCCGAGTCTCCATCGACCGGAAGACAGGTCGCGCCACCTTTACCCGTGTGCGCACCGTCACCGACTCTGACCTGATCGAGAACGAAAAGGCCGAGCTTTCCTTGCGCGAAGGTATCTCGACCGTAAAGCTGGAGCGCCCGAATGTTGTGGTCTTGAACGCCAAGGCCCACACCTACGACGAAGAAGGCGAGATCGTGGAAACCCGCGACGTGCGCCGTTTTGTGTTGCGTAAGCCCAACGACAACGACCGCATCATGATGGAAGGTGTCGATCAAACGACAGACCCCGTTGTGGGCGACCTGATCGCTGACGAAGTGCCGCCCGTTGAAATGGGCCGGATCGCTGCGCAATCGGCCAAGCAGGTGATCTTGCAGAAGGTCCGCGAAGCCGAGCGGGATCGTCAATACGCCGAGTTCAAGGACCGCGTGGGCGAGATCATCAACGGCGTCGTCAAGCGCGAAGAATACGGCAACATCATCGTCGATGTGGGTGCCGGCGAAGCGCAACTGCGTCGCAACGAAAAGATCGGCCGCGAAGCCTATCGCAACGGCGACCGCATCCGCTGCTACATCAAAGATGTGCGCCGCGAGAATCGCGGTCACCAGATCTTCCTGTCGCGCACCGCGCCAGAGTTCATGCGTGAGCTGTTCAAAATGGAAGTGCCAGAAATCTACGATGGCATCATCGAGATCAAGGCCGTTGCCCGTGATCCCGGCTCCCGCGCCAAGATCGCCGTTATCTCCTACGATAACGGCATCGACCCCGTGGGTGCCTGCGTTGGTATGCGCGGCTCGCGCGTGCAGGCCGTTGTGAACGAGTTGCAGGGCGAAAAGATCGACATCATCCCGTGGAACGAAGACGCGCCGACCTTCCTGGTGAACGCACTTCAGCCAGCGGAAGTCTCCAAGGTTGTTCTGGACGAAGACGCCGGCAAGATCGAAGTCGTGGTTCCCGATGAGCAATTGAGCCTTGCCATTGGCCGCCGGGGTCAAAACGTGCGCTTGGCCAGCCAGCTGACCAACCTCGATATCGACATCCTCACCGAGGAGGAAGAATCCAAACGCCGTCAGGCCGAGTTCGAAGAGCGTACGAAGCTGTTCATGGACAGCCTCGATCTGGACGAATTCTTCGCACAGCTTCTGGTTTCCGAAGGCTTCACTGCCTTGGAAGAAGTCGCCTACGTCGAAGCGGACGAACTTTTGGTCATCGACGGCGTGGACGAAGCCACAGCCGAGGAGTTGCAGGCCCGTGCCCGCGACTACCTGGAGGCCCAGAACAAAAAGGCGCTGGAAACCGCAAAAGAACTGGGTGTGGATGAGACCCTCATTGCATTTGACGGCCTGACACCCCAAATGTTGGTGGCTCTTGGTGAAGATGGCGTGAAAACGCTGGAAGACTTCGCCACCTGCGCCGATTGGGAACTGGCCGGTGGCTGGACGACCGATGGCGGAGAGCGCATCAAAGACGACGGTGTTCTAGAGCCCTTCGAGGTCTCGCTTGAGGAAGCGCAAAACATGGTAATGACGGCACGCCTGCAACTGGGTTGGGTCACAATCGAGGAACTGGAAGCCGACGCCGCCGCCGAATCTGAAGCAGCCGCTGAGGAGGGGGCAGAGGGCTAA
- the rimP gene encoding ribosome maturation factor RimP, whose protein sequence is MSDLIAKTSMDRRMAEIVSPSIEALGFEVVRIRVMGGKTNTLQIMAERPDGGIDVDECAQISNAISVLLDVEDPLEEAYALEVSSPGIDRPLTRLKDFETFEGYEAKLETTEMIGGQRRFKGVLAGVEDGEVLVNLEQGNETVTVGLNFEWLSDAKLVLTDELIKEMLKQRKDAGLINEADFDDIEEEPGDDDAAGAKE, encoded by the coding sequence ATGTCTGATCTGATCGCCAAGACCTCCATGGACCGCCGGATGGCGGAAATCGTCTCGCCCTCGATCGAGGCGCTGGGGTTCGAGGTTGTGCGCATCCGTGTGATGGGCGGCAAAACCAACACCCTGCAAATCATGGCCGAACGCCCCGATGGCGGCATCGACGTGGATGAATGCGCCCAGATTTCCAACGCGATCTCTGTGTTGCTGGATGTCGAAGACCCGCTTGAAGAAGCCTACGCCCTGGAAGTTTCCAGCCCCGGCATCGACCGCCCCCTGACGCGCCTCAAGGATTTTGAGACGTTTGAAGGGTATGAAGCCAAGCTGGAAACGACCGAGATGATCGGCGGTCAGCGTCGCTTTAAAGGTGTGCTTGCTGGCGTGGAAGATGGCGAAGTTCTGGTCAATCTGGAACAGGGCAATGAAACGGTGACCGTCGGCCTCAACTTCGAATGGTTGAGCGACGCCAAGCTGGTCCTGACGGACGAGCTGATCAAAGAAATGCTGAAACAACGCAAAGATGCGGGCCTCATCAACGAGGCCGACTTTGACGACATTGAAGAAGAGCCCGGCGACGATGACGCCGCTGGCGCGAAGGAGTAA
- a CDS encoding NYN domain-containing protein, with the protein MANDTPLLAVLIDADNTSHKHAKAIFDEIARFGEASVRRIYGDFSSTHMKGWSGVQAEYGIVPFHQPANTVGKNASDIALVIDAMDVLHSGRFDGFVLVSSDSDFTRLASRIREQGLDVYGIGQQKTPEAFRKACKRFIFIENILPEQPKDTPATKADPKPEARPINEARDLIFRAMEAIEQDDDWYSLGQLGQYMTTANPDFDTRTYGARKLSDLVESLKMLEVTRGQGNQLLVRRLD; encoded by the coding sequence ATGGCTAATGATACGCCACTTCTTGCCGTCCTGATTGATGCCGACAACACATCCCACAAGCATGCCAAAGCGATCTTTGATGAGATTGCGCGCTTTGGCGAAGCCTCTGTCCGGCGGATTTACGGGGATTTCAGCTCCACCCACATGAAGGGCTGGTCCGGGGTTCAGGCGGAATACGGGATCGTCCCATTTCACCAACCCGCCAATACCGTGGGCAAGAACGCCAGCGACATCGCGCTGGTGATTGACGCGATGGATGTGCTGCATTCGGGCCGCTTTGATGGTTTTGTGCTGGTGTCGTCAGACAGTGACTTCACGCGGTTGGCCAGCCGTATCCGCGAACAGGGTCTGGACGTCTACGGCATCGGCCAGCAAAAAACCCCCGAGGCGTTCCGCAAGGCCTGCAAGCGGTTCATCTTTATCGAGAACATCCTGCCCGAGCAGCCCAAAGACACCCCCGCCACCAAGGCAGACCCCAAGCCTGAAGCCCGGCCTATCAACGAGGCCCGCGACCTGATTTTCCGTGCGATGGAGGCGATTGAGCAGGACGACGACTGGTATTCTCTGGGGCAACTGGGCCAATACATGACCACCGCCAATCCAGACTTTGACACCCGCACCTATGGCGCCCGCAAGCTGAGCGATTTGGTGGAGAGCCTGAAGATGCTGGAAGTCACTCGTGGGCAGGGCAACCAGCTTCTGGTGCGCAGGCTGGATTAA